From the Blastocatellia bacterium genome, one window contains:
- the rimO gene encoding 30S ribosomal protein S12 methylthiotransferase RimO, translating into MSQVGSKAKIGFVSLGCPKNLVDSEVMMGLVAREGFTLTSDAADADIIVVNTCAFIDPAKEESVETILEMAELKKTGRCRRLIVTGCLVERYRDELRTEVPEIDAMLGTQEIERIVRLCRDDDASVEEQSASAPYLYDHTRPRVLATPPYLAYVKIAEGCDHVCSFCVIPRLRGPFRSRRLDSLVSEAEELAARGVKEIVLVGQDTTHYGADLGLVDGLATLLRRLARIPDLRWIRFLYGYPHHVTDALIDAVAEEEKVCAYFDIPFQHVSASVLQRMRRGGSRASLERLVSRIRSRIPRAALRTTFIVGYPGETDADFAELLDFCRAMEFDHVGVFVYSDEEGTAAFEEEGKVPASVAHRRARRLLREQA; encoded by the coding sequence ATGAGTCAGGTCGGTTCAAAGGCAAAGATCGGTTTTGTCAGTCTCGGCTGTCCGAAGAATCTCGTTGACAGCGAGGTGATGATGGGACTGGTGGCCCGTGAAGGATTCACTCTGACATCGGACGCCGCCGACGCCGACATCATCGTCGTCAACACCTGCGCCTTCATTGATCCGGCTAAAGAGGAGTCAGTGGAGACGATTCTGGAGATGGCCGAACTGAAGAAAACGGGCCGATGCCGACGATTGATCGTCACCGGGTGTTTGGTCGAGCGGTATCGGGACGAGCTGCGGACGGAGGTCCCGGAGATTGATGCTATGCTCGGCACGCAGGAGATCGAGCGGATCGTCCGGTTGTGTCGGGACGACGATGCATCGGTGGAGGAGCAGTCGGCATCAGCGCCGTATCTCTACGACCACACCCGTCCCCGGGTCCTGGCGACGCCGCCCTATCTGGCTTACGTCAAGATCGCCGAAGGGTGCGATCACGTTTGTTCGTTCTGTGTCATTCCCCGACTGCGAGGACCGTTTCGGAGTCGCCGCCTCGATTCCCTGGTGAGCGAAGCCGAAGAGCTGGCCGCCCGAGGAGTGAAGGAGATCGTCCTCGTCGGCCAGGACACGACGCACTACGGAGCTGATCTCGGTCTGGTGGATGGACTGGCGACATTGCTCCGACGGCTCGCTCGCATTCCCGACCTGCGGTGGATTCGCTTCCTCTACGGCTATCCGCATCACGTCACGGATGCTTTGATTGATGCCGTCGCCGAGGAGGAAAAAGTCTGCGCCTATTTCGATATTCCTTTCCAGCATGTGAGCGCATCTGTGCTTCAGCGGATGCGTCGGGGAGGATCGCGGGCCTCGCTGGAACGGCTGGTGAGCAGGATTCGCTCGCGCATTCCCCGGGCGGCGCTGCGAACGACCTTCATCGTCGGCTATCCCGGCGAGACCGATGCAGACTTCGCCGAGCTGCTCGATTTTTGTCGCGCGATGGAGTTCGACCATGTTGGCGTCTTCGTCTATTCGGATGAGGAAGGGACGGCTGCGTTCGAGGAAGAGGGGAAAGTTCCCGCCTCGGTCGCGCACCGGCGTGCTCGGCGGTTGTTGCGGGAGCAAGC
- the truD gene encoding tRNA pseudouridine(13) synthase TruD, whose amino-acid sequence MERRRKPTISFKVKVRPEDFHVVEVADLVPEGGGEYRLYRLTKSGWNTTDLLLRLAKRFGLRYQAISYGGKKDRHALTEQYITIRDRRDFSLQEENYRLESLGFVTQPMTPERIRGNRFLITLRAIREPEVLFLKRNLHAIRARGVPNYFDDQRFGSYDKKRGFIAEKLLKDQWEEGLKIYLTLEYPEQTRATRKRKQFFRDHWWQWELCREHARTVTEQMIFDYLVRRGGNYVGAMNLVPREELSLILAAYQSYLWNEMVAEMITHLASRTLSVPGVANSYVFYIELPEDAFDYLRALRLPTPGPKVSFPDPYTEHIFTTTLQRVGVPPSAFALKKLYRAYFSSFPRDVLVMPEGLELLDVAPDDLYPGRVKATVRFFLPRGSYGTMVLKRLTLKVKYGAADRMASAPGNPSP is encoded by the coding sequence ATGGAGAGAAGACGCAAACCGACCATCAGCTTCAAAGTCAAAGTTCGCCCCGAAGATTTCCACGTCGTCGAAGTGGCTGATCTGGTCCCCGAGGGTGGAGGCGAGTATCGCCTCTATCGCTTGACCAAATCGGGATGGAATACGACCGATCTTCTGCTGCGATTGGCCAAACGCTTCGGACTGCGGTATCAGGCGATCTCCTACGGGGGTAAAAAAGATCGTCACGCCCTGACCGAGCAATACATCACCATTCGCGATCGGCGCGATTTCTCGCTGCAAGAGGAGAACTATCGGCTCGAATCCCTCGGTTTCGTCACGCAACCGATGACGCCCGAACGCATCCGGGGAAATCGGTTCCTCATCACGCTGCGGGCGATAAGGGAGCCCGAAGTCCTCTTTCTCAAACGCAATCTCCACGCGATTCGAGCGCGAGGAGTGCCGAATTATTTCGATGATCAGCGATTTGGATCCTACGACAAGAAGCGAGGGTTCATCGCTGAGAAGTTGCTCAAGGATCAGTGGGAGGAGGGACTCAAAATCTACCTGACGCTGGAATATCCCGAGCAAACCCGGGCGACCCGCAAACGCAAGCAATTCTTCCGCGACCACTGGTGGCAATGGGAGCTGTGTCGGGAGCACGCCCGAACCGTCACCGAGCAGATGATCTTCGATTACCTCGTCCGGCGCGGCGGTAATTACGTTGGGGCCATGAATCTGGTGCCGCGTGAGGAGCTGTCGTTGATTCTGGCGGCCTATCAGTCCTATCTCTGGAATGAGATGGTGGCGGAGATGATCACCCATCTGGCTTCGCGGACGCTGTCGGTGCCGGGAGTGGCCAATAGCTACGTCTTTTACATCGAACTGCCGGAGGATGCCTTCGACTACTTGCGCGCGCTGCGACTGCCCACGCCGGGACCGAAGGTCTCGTTCCCCGATCCCTATACCGAGCACATCTTCACCACGACGCTTCAGCGCGTGGGAGTGCCCCCGTCGGCCTTCGCGCTGAAGAAGCTGTATCGGGCCTATTTCAGCTCGTTCCCGCGGGACGTGCTGGTGATGCCCGAGGGCTTGGAGCTGCTCGATGTCGCTCCCGATGATCTCTATCCGGGACGGGTGAAGGCGACGGTCCGCTTTTTCCTCCCTCGTGGGTCGTATGGAACGATGGTGCTCAAACGGCTCACGCTGAAAGTGAAGTACGGTGCTGCGGATCGGATGGCGTCGGCTCCGGGAAACCCGTCGCCCTGA
- the thiO gene encoding glycine oxidase ThiO, protein MPTADVIIIGGGIIGCSIAYRLAREGLSVTVVDRDQPGQEASRAAAGLLAPQSEIAHEPSGPFFELCYRSRQLYPDFVADVEEASGLTVEYRTEGSLFLAYDFAEGQILSAALEKQIGAGLAVEDLTADELRAREPALSENIPMALYIPGDHQVNNQRLMRALLIAAEQRGVRFLSGTPVIGLLREGDRVVGVRTNRETLSAAVVINCAGAWASTVDPIFAQTFSVTPIRGQIVVLEASPPLFRHVIYSAECYVAPRRDGRMLIGSTMEMVGFDKSVTAEAVVGLLRAVEKMSPRIARCRFVTAWAGLRPDTPDHWPILGAMPLRGALVATGHFRNGILLAPITAQILSELVLTGSSSLDLTPFSPLRFSS, encoded by the coding sequence ATGCCGACAGCCGACGTCATCATTATCGGGGGAGGAATCATCGGGTGCTCGATTGCCTATCGGCTGGCCCGCGAGGGGCTTTCGGTCACCGTTGTGGATCGGGATCAGCCGGGGCAGGAAGCCTCGCGGGCGGCGGCCGGATTACTCGCTCCTCAATCGGAGATCGCCCATGAGCCGAGCGGCCCGTTCTTTGAGCTGTGTTATCGCAGCCGTCAGCTCTATCCCGATTTCGTCGCGGATGTGGAAGAAGCGTCCGGGCTGACGGTGGAGTATCGAACGGAAGGGTCGCTCTTTCTCGCCTACGACTTCGCGGAAGGGCAGATTCTCAGTGCCGCTCTGGAGAAGCAGATAGGGGCCGGATTGGCCGTCGAGGATCTGACGGCGGATGAGCTTCGGGCGCGCGAACCGGCTCTGTCGGAGAACATCCCGATGGCTCTCTATATCCCCGGCGATCATCAGGTGAACAATCAGCGATTGATGCGGGCGCTTCTGATCGCGGCCGAGCAGCGGGGCGTCAGATTTCTCAGCGGCACGCCGGTCATCGGTTTGCTCCGTGAGGGGGATCGCGTCGTGGGCGTGCGGACGAATCGGGAGACGTTATCGGCGGCCGTCGTCATCAATTGTGCCGGCGCCTGGGCTTCGACCGTTGACCCGATCTTCGCCCAGACGTTCTCCGTCACCCCGATTCGCGGCCAGATCGTCGTCCTGGAGGCATCGCCCCCTCTTTTCCGTCACGTGATTTATTCGGCGGAATGTTACGTGGCTCCCCGCCGCGACGGACGAATGCTCATCGGCAGCACGATGGAGATGGTGGGATTCGACAAGAGCGTGACGGCGGAGGCCGTCGTTGGGCTCCTCCGGGCGGTCGAGAAGATGTCGCCCCGCATCGCCCGGTGCCGGTTTGTCACCGCGTGGGCGGGGTTGCGCCCTGACACGCCCGATCACTGGCCGATCCTCGGAGCGATGCCTCTGCGGGGAGCGCTCGTGGCCACCGGCCATTTTCGTAACGGGATTTTACTGGCACCGATTACGGCGCAAATTCTCAGCGAGCTGGTTCTCACCGGAAGTTCCTCGCTCGATCTCACACCCTTCAGTCCGCTGCGCTTCTCGTCGTGA
- a CDS encoding SprT-like domain-containing protein: MAVSLNEVKNYFAEALRDITHRRTVPEIEVGFYPFAGLNSYIRIRQGRVLVKLSDMLEDAPRSVHEALAHILVAKLFRKVVNRQYQEIYRAYARRADVMRRLEQISRCRGRKKIVGPRGRHRDLNEAFEQLNRRYFSGRLKKPTLTWSLRRSRTVLGYFDHTHNTLVISRLLDDPRIPDFVFEYVLYHEMLHLVHPPRTIRGKRYFHTSEFQQDEKKFPRYAEAYNWIKRIAGQRAVR, encoded by the coding sequence GTGGCTGTTTCATTGAACGAGGTCAAAAACTATTTCGCTGAAGCTCTCCGCGATATCACCCATCGGCGCACGGTGCCGGAGATCGAGGTGGGATTTTATCCTTTCGCCGGATTGAACAGCTACATTCGCATTCGTCAGGGGCGCGTCCTGGTCAAATTGTCCGACATGCTGGAGGACGCGCCGCGGTCTGTCCACGAGGCGCTGGCCCATATTCTCGTCGCCAAGCTCTTCCGCAAGGTGGTCAATCGGCAGTATCAGGAGATTTATCGGGCCTATGCCCGGCGAGCGGATGTGATGCGCCGGCTGGAGCAGATCTCCCGGTGCCGGGGAAGGAAAAAAATCGTCGGTCCGCGCGGTCGCCACCGTGATCTGAACGAGGCGTTTGAGCAGCTCAATCGGCGCTATTTCAGCGGACGACTGAAAAAGCCCACACTCACCTGGAGCCTCCGTCGCAGCCGAACCGTTCTGGGGTATTTTGATCATACGCACAACACGCTGGTCATCAGCCGGCTCCTGGATGATCCGCGCATCCCCGATTTCGTGTTCGAGTACGTGCTCTATCACGAGATGCTTCATCTCGTTCACCCGCCCCGGACCATTCGTGGCAAGCGATACTTTCACACGAGCGAGTTTCAACAGGACGAGAAAAAATTTCCGCGCTATGCCGAGGCGTACAACTGGATCAAGAGGATCGCCGGGCAACGGGCGGTGCGCTAG
- a CDS encoding GntR family transcriptional regulator, translated as MPNETKTPLIRRTSLTLEVADRLREKILRGELKEGEQLRQDAIAAEFQVSRIPVREALRQLEAEGLVTIVVHRGAVVSALSPDEIEELFEIRAVLECAILRQAIPRLTPEDFRRAEDILAQYERAVADESDSGSWGELHWNFHSLLYAAAGRPRFMSLIQTINRNADRYIRLHIRFFRQIHAQSKDEHRLLLEYCRAKDVQAAMELLERHILRAGSELKEFIQHHRERGR; from the coding sequence ATGCCGAACGAAACGAAGACTCCGTTGATTCGACGAACCTCGTTGACCCTGGAAGTGGCCGATCGGCTGCGGGAGAAGATTCTTCGCGGCGAGTTGAAAGAGGGCGAGCAATTGCGTCAGGATGCCATCGCGGCGGAGTTTCAGGTGAGTCGCATTCCCGTGCGCGAGGCGTTGCGCCAACTGGAAGCCGAGGGATTGGTCACCATTGTCGTTCATCGCGGAGCGGTCGTCTCGGCCTTGTCGCCGGATGAAATTGAGGAGCTTTTTGAAATTCGCGCCGTGCTCGAATGCGCCATCTTACGTCAGGCCATCCCCCGGCTGACGCCTGAGGATTTCCGCCGGGCCGAGGACATTCTCGCCCAGTATGAGCGAGCGGTGGCCGATGAATCCGATAGCGGGAGTTGGGGAGAGCTGCACTGGAACTTCCACTCCCTTCTCTATGCGGCTGCCGGGCGGCCCCGGTTCATGTCCCTCATTCAAACGATCAACCGGAATGCAGACCGATATATTCGGCTGCATATTCGCTTCTTCCGTCAAATTCACGCTCAATCCAAGGATGAACATCGGCTGCTTTTGGAATACTGCCGCGCAAAAGATGTGCAGGCGGCTATGGAACTGCTAGAGCGGCACATTCTCCGTGCCGGGAGCGAACTGAAGGAGTTCATCCAGCATCATCGAGAACGTGGGCGGTAG
- a CDS encoding acyl-CoA dehydrogenase family protein, with protein MDVLVIEQQVGVRQAVREFAQAEIAPFCRQWDEEERFPHELIPKLGAMGLLGAIFPEEYGGAAMDPTDYAIAIEELARVDPAIALLVAAHTGLCANHIFLAGSEEQKRRYLTPLARGEKLGAWGLTEATSGSDASHMRTTAVKKGNVWVLNGAKNFTTHGSYADIYVILAATDRSAGKKGISAFIIEKGTAGLRPGRKEKKLGMRASDTSQVILEDCLVPEENLLGAVNHGFLDALQVLDAGRITIAALAVGAAQGAYDAAVAYVQDRYAFGRPIAEFQAIQFKLADMATEIEAARLLTYRAAALKAQGQRITKEAAMAKLFASEMAVRVCEQAIQILGGYGYIRDYPVEKFWRDARLLTIGEGTSEIQRLIIARELLREAGYVKRE; from the coding sequence GTGGATGTCCTCGTGATCGAGCAGCAGGTCGGTGTTCGACAGGCCGTCCGCGAATTTGCTCAGGCCGAGATCGCTCCCTTCTGCCGCCAGTGGGATGAAGAGGAACGTTTTCCCCACGAGCTGATCCCCAAGCTCGGCGCGATGGGACTTCTGGGTGCTATCTTCCCCGAAGAGTACGGCGGCGCAGCGATGGACCCGACCGACTATGCGATTGCCATCGAAGAGCTGGCCCGCGTTGATCCGGCCATCGCGTTGCTGGTCGCCGCCCATACGGGGCTGTGCGCCAATCACATCTTTCTCGCCGGTAGCGAAGAGCAGAAACGGCGTTATTTGACGCCGCTTGCCCGGGGCGAGAAATTAGGGGCATGGGGACTGACCGAAGCCACAAGCGGCAGCGATGCCTCTCACATGCGCACGACCGCCGTGAAGAAAGGCAACGTCTGGGTTCTCAACGGAGCCAAGAATTTCACCACGCATGGAAGCTACGCCGACATTTACGTGATTCTGGCGGCCACCGATCGGAGCGCCGGAAAGAAAGGCATCTCCGCCTTCATCATTGAGAAGGGCACGGCGGGACTGCGCCCCGGACGAAAGGAGAAGAAGCTCGGGATGAGGGCCAGCGATACGTCGCAAGTCATCCTCGAAGACTGCCTCGTCCCTGAGGAAAATCTCCTCGGCGCGGTGAATCACGGTTTCCTCGATGCCCTTCAGGTGCTCGATGCCGGGCGCATTACGATTGCAGCGCTGGCCGTCGGAGCCGCTCAGGGAGCCTACGACGCCGCCGTCGCCTACGTCCAGGATCGGTACGCTTTTGGCCGACCGATTGCCGAGTTTCAGGCGATTCAGTTCAAACTGGCCGACATGGCCACCGAGATCGAAGCCGCGCGGTTGCTCACCTATCGCGCCGCTGCGCTCAAGGCGCAGGGTCAGCGCATCACCAAAGAGGCTGCCATGGCCAAACTCTTCGCCAGCGAAATGGCCGTGCGCGTCTGTGAACAGGCCATTCAAATTCTCGGCGGCTACGGCTACATCCGTGACTATCCGGTGGAAAAATTCTGGCGGGACGCCAGGCTCCTGACCATCGGCGAAGGCACAAGCGAAATTCAACGCCTCATCATTGCCCGCGAACTCCTTCGGGAAGCGGGATACGTCAAAAGAGAATGA